Proteins encoded by one window of Thunnus thynnus chromosome 3, fThuThy2.1, whole genome shotgun sequence:
- the LOC137179640 gene encoding CD209 antigen-like protein E, with protein sequence MAVFFHSRESEVDFEVGEYEEFPKSERKDTTADETPKSKFIYLRVVLVSFGLLCVLQAILNIILRLPLSQPTDKGETEVESCPQDWLMFGSSCYYISSQGRTWDDSRRYCLQRDADLVIINSRQEQAFLTGFTMAAWVGMTDRVKEGTWIWVDGTPVNKDGLQWAPGQPDGAYGGEDCGDLRTMMDFIGLNDFNCTARARWICEKILS encoded by the exons aTGGCTGTATTCTTTCACTCTAGAGAGTCTGAGGTCGACTTTGAAGTTGGTGAATATGAGGAATTCCCCAAATCTGAACGCAAGGACACCACTGCCGACGAGACTCCAAAGTCAA aGTTTATATATCTCAGAGTGGTTCTGGTGAGCTTCGGGCTGCTGTGTGTTCTTCAAGCAATTCTCAACATCATTCTGAGACTTCCTCTGAGTCAGCCCACTGATAAAG gtgagacAGAGGTGGAGAGCTGCCCGCAGGACTGGTTGATGTTTGGCTCCAGTTGTTACTACATTTCCTCACAGGGGAGGACCTGGGACGACAGCCGGCGGTACTGTTTGCAGAGAGACGCTGACCTTGTCATCATCAACAGCAGACAGGAACAG GCTTTTCTCACTGGGTTCACCATGGCAGCGTGGGTTGGGATGACTGACAGAGTGAAGGAGGGAACTTGGATCTGGGTGGATGGAACACCAGTGAACAAAGACGG GTTGCAGTGGGCCCCTGGACAGCCTGATGGAGCATATGGAGGAGAAGACTGTGGTGATCTTCGTACAATGATGGATTTCATTGGTTTGAATGACTTCAACTGTACTGCCAGAGCCCGGTGGATCTGTGAGAAAATACTGTCGTAG